TTCCACACATGCTTTATCAAATTCCTTTTCTAATATATCTAACCATCGGAAACCAACTCCAGTAGTCGCCATTTTCACAATAAACTTGTTGACAATTTGACAAACAGAGGgcatgtcaaagtgacattacgCGCAAGCGAGTATAGTTGTCCAATTTGTACTACAGGGTTATAAAATAGACGCGTATTATTATATACtcagaaattaataaaattaactaattaattattacctTCATTCATTTAATTACTTGACTGCtcatttaagttttaatttgtaaaagcCAAAAGCACAATACAATTTCTTTGTCACACACCTACCGAGATCAACACGGTCAACATGATATGATATCGaccgaacattttttttataagtattaatCCTACTCACGGACTTGAAAGATTATTTTATATCTCCATGATCCTACTAAAACAGTACTCTAGTATTATCCCTCCTAGGCCAAAACCAAATTCTGGATCCGAGCCTATTAAAGATCTCATCGTTTAGCGGTAGAATATTAAGCTTATGTGTTAAATGTATACTATTCGAATTAATTCATATTAGAAACACCAAATTTCTAGAacctagtataaataaataaaaatagcctttattattgaagtttttacatttgtaagtatatttatttatcatttccatCGGCAACTCGTCCCTTGACGAAGGCCTCTTCCAAAGTCTTCCATTCTGGTCTATTTCTTGCAACACTCATCCAAGCTTTTCCTGGACTGGAGGAAAAGCTTGGATGAGAACCTAGTAGAGGGGTTTAAGTATTATATAAGCAGATTTTTTGCAATTATCAACCCCTGTCCCCCTTTTCAGCAAAGCTCTTACCTCCCAATGGTACTACACGACTTCTACAAGTTCTACAATCTGTAAGTAAGGTATATGTTTTGAATACAGGAACCTACTCAGTTTTTTCACTCCATTCTAAGCAAGCAAGCGTTATATTGCTGACGTAATCACCATGTAGACAACCCCCCACCCCCACCCTCACCCTTACCCTCACTGCCATCAACAAGCAAAGCAAAGCCCCCAAACTTGTAATACTTGGAAACCTTATCATAATATCCATATTGAACGGGTGGAACGGATATAAAGAAAGTTCCTTAAAACTCTCGATTTTAGAACTGGTCACACACATGTTAGCTATAGTGAATCACTGATCCACCATAAACTTCAAACACTTGGTAACCGTCGAGATATCGCAGATTCCGTCTTACTCTGTAAAATTATGCGTAATATATTAGATGTCCCCTCGCTACTACACCAAATACAGCTCAGAGTTCCTCGTAGACGTCAGCGCCACTGTCAGAAGGTTATTCTCGATTCCCAGTAGAACGTGTTAtgcacaaaatatattcataagacGTGCCTGCAAACTATTTAACGGAAATGACAAGCTCTctagtgagagtcagaatggcgggtgtacctaaataaaatcaaatgaaaagcataccatatttttgtacctaatttgtactatttaggcataaaacggaacccttatagtttcgccatgtccgtctgtctgtctgtctgtctgtctgtctgtccgaggctttgctccgtggtcgttagtgctagaaagctgaaatttggcatggatatataaatcaataaagccgacaaagtcgtacaataaaatctaaaaatttaattttttttagggtacctcccctacacgtaaagtgggggtgaatatttttttttcgcttctaccctagagtgtggggtttcgttggaaaggtctttcaaaactaataggggttttcaagaaacattttttgataaagtgaatatattcggagataatcgctccgaaagaaaaaaaaaagtgtcccccccccccccgctaacttttgaaccataggtccaaaaaatatgaaaaaaatcgtggaagtagagcttaagaaagacattaaatgaaaactatagcggacatgatcagtttagctgtttttgagttatcgcaaaaagttttcccttcatagtaaaaagacttactttaattaggtactgattatgcaaatttgcctatttgtttaactcgggtgaaaggtaccgtgtcatcccttggttaacaatttactatactttaagctccagtttagcttattgtgacggaagagtaactacggaaccctacactgagcgtggcccgacatgctcttggccggttttatttaagacatgatttactgagttatttgaacttaacagattaaacattaaaggtactaaatcctggcgtattaaaaataattgtaccttagcgttttttcttaaaaatgaaatcgataatttgaaaaattataacgcctgcaaaattgtaatagcaagcaaaatataaaatgagtaaaacttggaaaccaaaaataaaatgactcgtattataattgaatatgaaggtacaaaaatttggcttttatagaatttatcaataaccacgggaacatagcgtaataaagtacacccgccattctgactgtcaggatggcgggtgacctgttttttggtgataactttaagtaccgtgaggtacaattttttttaaaggaggtactaaatagtacaaattaggtacaaaaatatggtatggttttcatttaattttatttaggtacacccgccattctgactctcacgctCTCTAACATAGATAAATTTACTTGTTCCATTAATACTTTAAAACGTGCTTTTCTTTAGGTAATAATgcatgttttcttttctttacgctctcaaatgtttagttttgggtaacatttaaaatagtaatcttaaagaaaaaaacaggCTGTGATTTTATGTAACAAATGAAACTCTAGGTCTAAACTTAAGCAATATTGTATAAGTACTGTTTGTAAACGACTGTatgtttctaaaatataataaataaataaatacttgaatGTCTCCGAAGAATCTAGAAGTAAAAAAGCAAATGTATTCGCAATTGTTTAATGTAACGTATAATTAACTATATACAAATAAAGAACtataaataacatatatataattacacaCAATCAATTAAGTAATTGGTATAACTTATATTACATTTACAGTTGCAGGCAGTTATCAAGGTAGCTAAATAATGATAGTGCACTGTAGAGCTAAATACAAAACCACTGAACAAGTTTTAAGTTGgacaaaaataattaacttaTTAACATGATCTCTAAATCTATTGTGCAAATTAAGCCGCCACATGGGTAAAATATTACCTTCATAACAATGTTCCCCATTCTTTGATTACTAAGCCACATTATGTTCAAACAAGCAGATTTTGTGTTCCCGAATATTTatgaacaaagttataaatacttgGCAGTGGTCAatttttaaaatctaaataGCAGTTATGTGCAAATTTACCCACCAACACTAGTTTAGACCAACATGATACCATTTAAGTATCATTGACGTATCTTCCCTCTTGAAGAAAGGCTACCACGAACATCGAAAGATGAAATTATGTATCTGAAGCTCTATACCTATCGCTATGGCCTGTGTATTTATAGAGATGTAGATAGACAGCGAGAGCCAAACTGCGCCTTGGGTATAATTCGGGCCAGTCAAACCTTATTATGACTGCTTTCGCTTCCGTTCTGCAGACCGAAGTTTGGAAACCCCTGAGATAGACCATTTTTTAATTGAGACGTTCGCGGTAGCTCTTTAGAGAAGATAGTAACAGACCAATAGCAATAAGTGATATCATGCTATTCTTTCAAAGCCTATCCGGGTTACACGCTGTTTACACATCCGTAATTTCACGTAAAACGCTACGAAAAATCTTTCATAACGCTCGTGTGCTTCGATGTGCGTAGCATTATTTCCACTGAGGCGCGACAACTTTTCGTAACGTCAGTGAAAAGGAACAAAGATCCTACGGATACGTGCACAATGTACCTATAGTAAACCAGCACTGATGATGTCTATAGTCGCCAGCAACTTTAGGTCAACCTCACGAGTAAAGACCGTCCAAACACTTATCCATATATTAATCCAAGACAAATCCTATGCACAGCACACGCCTTGATAAATTCGATTCACATTATACACACATACGAATAGATTAACTGGAAGTACAGAGCAAGTATCATCGCAGTAGAACATTTGTTGTAAAGTGTGTCAAAAGATACAGATCAAATTTGTGGCAACGCTCCTGGTGTTGTACAGTCAacgtcaaatatatgtttacaccttgatcctttgtaataaggcgaaaaatgtaaacatagcTTTGTCGTGGATTTTAAACATATTGCTGTCGTTTGTGAAAATTATGTGGGGtaactgcattaaaaaaaaaatctaattaaactCGACTCTActgtcaaatgacaattttcgTAAGTTTCAGCTTTTGTAGctggtatttttttgtaaactggGACTGGATCTCAGAATTTCCAATAAATCTACTCCAATTCAATCCAACATCGAATACAATTTCCAATTCGCTACTTATTTGACTTTAAGCCTGGCTTGCTGACACTGCTTTTAAGAGTTCGTGGCATCAAAATAGTATCCCCAGAATCAAATTACCGACTAcaaacagcgccatctattgaaaACGGTAAATATGTTGACACTATGAACTCTTGTATGATTTTCACACAAATGATTTCAGTAGACTTATGTTACTTTCAATTCAAGTGCAAGTCAGCAACTTATAAAGGCAAGGCCCTATCTTATAAAGCTACCAGCATAAACCTAGTTTTGTAAAATAGGACCCTCGTCAAATAAAACCACTTTAACAATGTACTTACTGTTAAATTTTCGAGCCATACAAACATCACACCTTATCCTACTGTACTCTTTTTGGACTGCTGTGCGCACTATACTTACGTTTACAATTGTCTATACTTTTGCCCATGCCCATTCCAGATATTTACACATACATTAGAAACTATATATGCTAgcagaaaattaaatataatgtcaacAATTTCATCTCATGCAGTGATGTTGTTAAATGATATAAGAAAATACAACTTGCGCCGAAAAACCGTCAATGGATAACGATTGCGATAAGTCGAggaagaaatattagtaattttgtaTCTTATAATCACCGTGAAAGTTTGCTTTACACAACTGAAGACCATTATGCGAACATAGACATGAACAGAGACATAATGTGCAGTGGTTTTTATTATGACCACTTCCTTGCGCCGTCAATAGAAAGCAATaatagcgttattcataaacgcgctacaaGCCACTATTAGCTATTAACCGTGtgtcttaatctgtcattttgacttatttatttgtaagaaaattGAGACTTGTAAAATTTTAAGGGTAAGTACGAACATAatttagtaatttaaaaaaatgttatgaacTTATTGTTCAGTGAGCAAGCCAGGGAGGAATTTAAAATTACCATCACAGCTTTATTGCTAAGAGAATAAGAGCTGCTTCAGTTGCTGACTGTCCCTCTAAAATGAATTGAAAGAGCTTACATGCTAAAGAAAGTTCAACGTCGCTGTCTGAGATGAATTGCcgctataaattatttaacaaactTAGTATAACATCATAATTATAGGTATAGGAGGCACCTAATTACAATTATGAAAGGACAAGTCTGCGACCAGGCAGACCTTATATACGTAATTTTACAATCAAATCAAACGTATATTGTTTACATAGCCACACACGGCTGAGATACGATTAAAAAGGAGAGTGAATCGTAGAAACACTCTCATTGTTCATCATCAGAATATTTAAACCCATTTTTATAGACCACCAATGgccttataaataatttaacatatttttcaaattaaaagTAGGAACTAAATCTACACTTGGATGTAGCTGTGCGAAAGGTCCAATCAGTAAAATTTCCATTACAAGGATTATTTTATCCAACTTTGTATGATTTAGACCTTTCATGCTGCACTAATGATGAGTCTCGCTAggccgggccggggcgtccgacacgtcattttctatgacggctgatcggcgATCATGTGGTGCTTTCCATgaaaaacgaagcgccggaagctccagCCCGGTCTAGCGCGAGTCATCCTCTACTCTCACTTACATGAAAGATAATTCATTAATTTCCAACATCGGTCATACTCATAACAATAGCCCAACATTTGAACCAAgttacaaaaacataaataaatttatcttAAGGTTTTtcaaattaacattaaaaaaataacctaccaaaaaaataaatataattaccaGACGATAAGGTTTGTCCTTGAGGTAGGCAACCCCAAAAATCGAAAACGCCTTGACATAAAATGACCTGAGAATTCTTATGTTTGATAAACTCAATCTCGCTATTCCACAGTCAAAACAACAAACAGTAGCTCGTTTCACGAAGCCACAGGCTACAATTTTACAAGTTTAAAGTACCTAACAAATATTCATCAATACTGTTGGTTTAGAAACTTTAGAATCGTAAATTGTAACGTACTTCGCAAAGCAGGTTACTTTCTGTGGCTCATACAGTAACATACAACCAGCATTAAAGGATTCCAGCTGCGATAGACTgatgattataaataaacatacgaGTACGCATATAACGCATACGGCGTCGTGGACGCAAGTCATCTTATTCGATCTAGTGGGCGTGTAATCTATGTTTATAAACAAATGTTCCTTTCGTATGTTGCTAGACTCAGAGAAGGTCAATACTTTATCTAAGAGTTATCTGCAAATGACCAGTTAAAATACACAAAGAGGAACCAATCAACAATTTCTATCTGCTAAAAGTTTAGTGTTTTATGTTTCAAATATTTGAGACTATGTTGAACAACAATAACTATTAAGATGATTCTTCAAATTTAGTAAGCACTTACAATAACTTTTATATAAATTCCAAATTAAATGCAACCTTTCAAAAACAAAATGCTACaactatgtatgtaagtaataaaatattccaTTTATTGCAATATGTACAGATTTATATTCAATTTCAAGTTTCTATACTTCAACACATATTGGTTGGAGATGTTAAATGTCATCACAGAAGACCACAATCACACAATTTACTCCAAAGGCatatactaatattttttaacaaagtcCAGCAATGTTCAGTTAAGATTACTGTTAGTTTGTGTTCCTGATGGGTGATGGTAAAAATACGATAGATCCCGCGGATGGTCATGATGCATACCTTAAGCTGTCTCCAAAGCAAAGCCTCGCATGGATGGGCAAGTTGCATGTGATACCTTTGGAAGGACCAATGGGTTTGCTTACCACTGGCCgcaagcttgtttgccactgtcgtGTTATGAAAACATCTCCAAACATCGTATGCTGAGGTACAGAGTTTAGGTAGGAACAAGGTCCCATGACACTCTGCAATTTACTGACTATTTAACTATAATAATCACTGGTCAACCAAACTATGAGGTAAGAGCATATAAAgcataaattataaacaaaatgtacAGGCTTATGCTCACACATTTATGCTTCCAAATAATGCTTCAACCATTGCTATTGTATACGGGGATAGTATCAAGTGCGTAGGGCAACTAACTTAATCAGTGTTCCAATTATAGTAGGGGAGACCGAGGTGAGTTGAAACAACGTAAATATTAAGACATATATATGTTTAGCCGCGCTCCACAGTCCACGGGTCCCTCAATATGCGTCTCTTGCTTcaacactgaaagaaatggtttgcataactgtaacaaaattttggttactgtttacacaaaaattgggacttgcgaactatgtgttatatgttacaaaaccgtgtttggctctcagtgttcaggtactgggtatacactacaaaataagtttgtaaatttatgcaaagtttattttcttataaccgtagtttagttatttagtaaagttacaaaaccagttcggctatccaTTTTTTTCAGTGAAGACGATTATAGACACCGCGAAATTGACGTTGTTGACGAAATTTTGCTCGGTCTCCCCTAGTAGTTCCAATTATTACAAGTTTCCGCCTATAACAGTTCTGTTTCGAATAGAAATATATAGAATACCCACTTGATACTAAATACTGAATAACACCTTCCTAAATTCTGCATCCCAAATGATTTCTTCACCTATTTAGGAAGTGTAACCACATTTAGCATTTTAAATTAAGATGCTAAATGCAGTTACACTTTCAAAATTAGGCAGCCTAATGAGATCCGAGAATTAGGAAGGAGTAACAGTGTTAACCCATATGAGCTAGGCATAATCTAAAATTAGATCTAGTTCACTTCAGCTTAAGTAAAAAGCACAGTTGTTTGTTCAACTAGCACAACACGCAGCCGTTGCCGTTCTCCTTTATGTGTCCATCCGAGCGCTCTATCTCTAGCAGGATTGCGTGGAACAAGTCCGTCACTGACTGAAATTGGTATTTTATAAGTTAGCATTTTACTAGAGGATTACATatgcgaaaattaataaaataaagactgTATCGAAAAGTATAgggacaaataaataaagtacagCTATGGCAATGTCCCACTCACATGTATAATCTGTATAATATAAACTGGAGAGTATTATAATAACAAAGAGTAATTACCTCGTTCCGTTTAGCACTGGTCTCAACAAAGGCAGCTTTCCACTTTTCCGCCAACCGTTTGCCCTCCTCTGTGCTGATCTTCCTTTCAAGATGCAGATCTGTTTTGTTGCCGACTAATACTATGGGTACACTAAAATTGATGAAGTAACATTTAGAACAGAGCCTTTTTTTCTCAAATTATTGTAAATTGTTACCGTTTTTATATGCCTGTATAATCTGTGTACTATTGTAATAGGCagatccacacagagcgagcatacgcgcgaggcaatttcctcacgcacaaaccggccagtgtagacgagGCGGCTCGCGCGTTTTCCTCACCtaggccgaggcacgtctacactggccggtttatgcgtgaggaaattgcctcgcgcgtatgctcgctctgtgtggatccgcctaatcacaaattataagtattttttgaagTTAATAAGCTTCTCAATGTAATAGAACAAAAGAGCCTTTTTTTTCTCAACTAATTATAAATTGTTACTGTCTTTATTATGCTTGTAAAATCCGTGTACTTTTGTTAGcacaaattataatttttcatttttcattttcaattgtaaTCTTATAAAAGTCAATATTAGTAAGCCGATAAAGTTgtaatttgttattgtttttttttagacatTAAAGTCCATATTGTTACCCTAGTTCACAATCATACTAATGACGCCAAAAAATTTGTTGCAATCAGtgactagaccctactcatagtgatgtgttcctgccggtgagtaaggttgccagagctcaataacggtgcggagtgttagggtcagcaacgcgcatgtaactcctcttgagttgcaggcgtacataggctacagagactgcttaccatcagacgggctgTATGGTTGTCACAAACAtagtattacaaaaaaaacagtgtGCAAAAACAATGTCTATATTATGACCAAATTTTCCATGTAATTAGTACGATTGGAACTAGGGTGACAATATGTAGTCAGGCTATTTATTGAATCCTACCAATATGGTAGAAGTAGCttggaaatattattattatgtaattataggCAAGCAGCTATTTAactgatgagcctatgtcaaTATCAATTCAGAATTGGGAATTACTAATATATTTACTCCTGGGTTTTACCACAATGAAATAGTCTTGTTTTATCCATCCAGGAAAAAACAAATTACTCTAAGATTTGATCAATACTGGAAATTCCAAATTATGTACTTGAAGTCCCTTAtaaaaaattagatattttacagtgAAAGACTGCCCgatgctacctttctttacattgtaaatctgttttctttgtggtgcaataaagaatatttacttgcTTACTTATTTTTAGCTTATAGTATGGATCAAGTGACACATCAAATTGTTTAGGACTCCCATTGCAAAGCTGATCTGCTTCAAGGGGCACAACAAGTCATGTTATGTTAAACAAGATCACATTAGGCATGTTTAATATCCTTACTACATATTTAAGGTTAGAAAACTAATTGGCCTCTTATCTGACTGTACAAATTCCACTGAGCATAcaaataaaggaaaatagaagataaagaaaaatgtatacatactgTATCTTTCCAACCATGTCAAGCAGTTTGTCGTAAATGATTTGTACAATCTGAAAGCTTTTACTGGAGGTGATGGAGTACACCAGAACATAGCCGTGGAAATCCATGCTGTACTGAAGAGGGAATATGCTGAACTCATCCTGCCCCGCCGTGTCCACAAGCTTCACCTCGTACTCAGTAGAGTTCAGGCGTATGAACTTTGTAAATgctttaaacaaaaaaacaacacatataaggaattataattattagtatgcattatacaatttgtatatgatacattaattacaattattaatttgaatttgtttttatttactaatgTTTACAATAGAAATACTTACGCATTACTGTTTTTACCCAAGAAATGTAAACATCGCAAATCTTTGTTCGGGAAACACGCGTTGTAAGATGAGTAAtcaaaatgttacttactaTTTTCAATTGTGGGGTCATATGAATCCACGAACTGTCCTTCTACGAACTGAATAATTAGAGATGATTTACCTGcaacattttttgttaaattaattaaacgtcAAAACGAAATAAGACGCAAATTTCTTAGGACCTTCACATTACCGACTGATCTGTAACCCATCATTGCGATTTTTCTCTGCTTTGACGGCATTTTTAAGACTGGATGGTTACTAGTAATAAGCAGCGGATTACTTTTTCACAAAAATGCTTTAATGCACTAAAACAAATCACGCATTTGCGTTTGCGACTTGCCTTTGAAGTTTGAACTTGCTTGACGTTGACGTTTGTAAAGGGGACTATTTCCGTCAACATTAACGCCCCAATGCGTGCTTTCGGGTATTTCCCTACACAACCTACTTTGCTGGTAGTAGTAAACTGGTAAATGTTGTTAGGTCTTCATTGATGtgaatgtatatttttaattatttatgtagaaCATTAATAGTGAAATATACTTACGCAGTATATACTTTCCTATAGGTAAAGTAACAACGGTAACGGTATCAATAATGcttattacctacctacctgcCTACCTCCTATACCACGAACATCGAAGTTCGATTGTTAGCTCCCTTTTTATCACATTTCACCAATTCGAGTGATAGAGATGAGaacaaatttcgattttcaatcTCCACGATAGTCCCTCAGTCTAGCGGCAAAGCAACCCGCGCGAACAGCGACTCACGACTACTCGCAACTAGAGCGAGGAAACGCGCGCCCTCTCGTGTTACTTTAGCTTTCTGCTTGCATATGTAGTTCGTACCTTACTTACCCCACATGTACCGTGAGaaagtattttgatttattttgaactAATTTGTAGCATAGTGCGAAACCACTTaagattataaaattttattgtcaGCACTTTTTAAATTCTTCGTCTGTGGTAAACCCTTGACAGTGACAGCTTGAATGTCATTTTATACATGACGTCATTCATATTATTCATAGTACTATCAATATTCTTATCTTTCTTTTCATGTTTCAATAATTATTACGTTCATGTTTAACACGTAAATTAAGAGTTGTTTGTATACATCATATTCTACGACAAATTTGAACAGTGCTTTGAAAAAGGGTAAGAATACCAACCTAATATTCCTTAAGCTGTTTAactttgttgatattttttgtcTTGTTCATTATCGTAAGTATTACAGATTCTCTTTTATAgagtgtaaatatctctaattAACTAATCTCTACATTTAGGCACTGTAAGTGTCGCGATGGCAAATATTCCGGAATGTCCGCCCAGTCTGAAATCCATCCAGCACTATTTGAAGGTAGCGACAGAACATGAATCAAGGGATCCAGTGATTGCCTATTGGTGCAGGCTACATGCCTTACAAGTTGGCCTTAAGGCAACAACAAAGAAAACACCAGAAGAGACTAAAGTTTTAATGGGTAAAGAttcctttattttaaaattaaccaGAAGTACAGTTTCTTAATCATTTGCTCTTTATTTATCGCATTGTTCAATGAGTAgattatatatttcatattcaaATACAGAAATGGGTCATACAATCAGCATTAATAGTAATCAGGTAAACACAGGTCACAGAAATACTTGTGTCTATATGTAACTCAAATACGATGTAGCAGACACTTTTGAATGCATACTGTTGAAGCACATATCTATTTGTAAAAGTATTAGGGTGGGTGATGCTTTTATTTGTTGTCGAAATTTTTGAAGcataattgtaaaatttgtatCATATCTCTAGACATTATATTGTACTGTTTACATATATGGTGTGTTGTAACTCACTGAATGTATGAAATATGTCCGCATATTTTTAGCACTAATGGACTGGTTAGAAGAAGCCAAGAAGAGCATGAAAGACAATGAAGCCATCAGCAATGAGGTGGCAGGTCAGGCGCATCTGGAGAATTATGCTTTAAGACTGTTTCTATTTGCTGACAAGGCAGACAGAGAACAGaattatggaaagtaagaatGCAGTTCtatctttattaataatatgattTTCAGGGTTTTcatgtacttttatttcataagtGATCCTAAGTGTACTTTGGACATAACAAATGTGAGCCTATTACACTAAAATAACTGTAGTGATATTTTCTTGTTAAAAAGGTATGCCATGTTTGCCTCTAGCGAGGCATGATTACAAAAACCAAGCTGCCTCTCACAGCAATTTTCTCACAAAGCAGCTAGTTCTGAATATATCAGCCTAAAGACAAGGCTAGTCATATCATGTTTATTGTTATTCAATCATTGATGCTgtgtgtcgcgaacgtattgcgaaccagctaatatttgccaacgtcatggag
This portion of the Cydia pomonella isolate Wapato2018A chromosome 7, ilCydPomo1, whole genome shotgun sequence genome encodes:
- the LOC133519734 gene encoding GTP-binding protein Rheb homolog, which translates into the protein MPSKQRKIAMMGYRSVGKSSLIIQFVEGQFVDSYDPTIENTFTKFIRLNSTEYEVKLVDTAGQDEFSIFPLQYSMDFHGYVLVYSITSSKSFQIVQIIYDKLLDMVGKIHVPIVLVGNKTDLHLERKISTEEGKRLAEKWKAAFVETSAKRNESVTDLFHAILLEIERSDGHIKENGNGCVLC